A stretch of the Sulfurospirillum sp. UCH001 genome encodes the following:
- the luxS gene encoding S-ribosylhomocysteine lyase, with amino-acid sequence MPLLDSFCVDHVKMPAPAVRVAKTMKTPHGDEITVFDLRFCKPNQAILPERGIHTLEHLFAGFMRNHLNGEGVEIIDISPMGCRTGFYMSLIGTPHAERVVEAWKASMNDILGVKSENDIPELNVYQCGTYKMHSLDEAHEIATNILNSGIGIMSNEALKLDTSKL; translated from the coding sequence ATGCCATTACTCGATAGTTTTTGTGTAGATCACGTCAAAATGCCTGCCCCTGCGGTAAGAGTTGCTAAAACAATGAAAACACCTCATGGCGATGAGATCACCGTGTTTGATCTTCGTTTTTGTAAACCAAACCAAGCTATTTTGCCAGAGCGTGGTATTCACACCTTAGAGCATCTTTTTGCAGGTTTTATGCGTAATCATCTCAATGGAGAAGGTGTTGAAATCATTGATATTTCACCAATGGGATGTCGTACAGGATTTTATATGAGTCTTATCGGTACGCCTCATGCAGAGCGTGTTGTAGAAGCATGGAAAGCATCGATGAATGACATTTTAGGTGTCAAAAGTGAAAATGATATCCCAGAACTCAATGTTTATCAGTGTGGTACCTATAAAATGCATTCACTGGATGAAGCACACGAAATTGCAACAAACATCCTAAATTCGGGCATTGGCATTATGAGCAATGAAGCATTAAAATTGGATACTTCAAAACTGTAA
- a CDS encoding Na/Pi cotransporter family protein codes for MLLLVVILALSYTFIQSKNMLHIAAGVAIFLLGMQSLEEGFRFFVGGLLDRFLKKITNNLYKSILFGAVTTTLMQSSGLVAVIAISFISAGLISVAQGVGIILGGNIGTTTGAWLIAALGLKINIATYALPMLVFGTLLIFQESKRLKGIGYALTGLGFSFLGIAYMKEGFDAFKETIDLTQYTADGFMGLILFVLIGAGITIVMQSSHASLVLILTALSASQITYENAIALTIGANIGTTITAIIGALGASFEGKKLAGAHFLINTLTGFLLIWFVPQLIHFIDITAPFLGIPKDDYPLKLALYHTYFNLICVLLFAPAVHGLVALLNRVFKQEVTPENEIDDVLFINDVALDFPDTAQATLLKETKHLYNNVFDIIAKGLSVTKEDITSGMEIEDILKLRNKALSINMDEYYERRIKEIYGKIINFAIMAQGKFADESNRQLIPIKNATIGIVEAFKASKHMQKNMLRYLESDNEYIKSEYNHIRKNLIKHLRTMQMIFNTSEEDVALLLLSKLQLDTKKYDIAANKSLDNLIRTNKITYTMATSLMNDTTYAYTIASELTKVAHTLFIHANAETKEEHEALILNETEVTDLTHVNEIRSHT; via the coding sequence GTGTTGCTTCTTGTTGTCATACTTGCCTTATCATACACCTTTATTCAAAGCAAAAATATGCTTCATATCGCAGCGGGAGTCGCGATCTTTTTACTAGGTATGCAAAGTCTTGAAGAGGGTTTTCGTTTCTTTGTAGGCGGCTTACTCGATAGATTTCTCAAAAAAATTACCAATAACCTTTATAAAAGTATTCTCTTTGGTGCTGTTACAACAACGTTGATGCAATCCAGTGGCTTAGTCGCCGTCATTGCCATCTCTTTTATCAGTGCGGGGCTTATCAGCGTAGCACAAGGTGTAGGGATTATTTTAGGTGGAAATATCGGTACAACCACGGGTGCTTGGCTCATTGCAGCACTTGGTCTTAAAATCAATATTGCAACATACGCTCTTCCCATGCTTGTGTTTGGTACTCTTCTCATTTTTCAAGAAAGCAAACGTCTTAAAGGTATCGGTTACGCACTTACGGGTCTTGGATTTTCTTTTTTAGGCATTGCCTATATGAAAGAGGGGTTTGATGCATTTAAAGAGACCATAGACCTCACACAGTACACTGCCGATGGTTTTATGGGACTCATCCTTTTTGTGCTGATTGGTGCAGGTATAACGATCGTTATGCAATCATCACATGCCTCTTTAGTACTAATATTAACCGCTCTCTCCGCCTCTCAAATTACTTATGAAAACGCCATTGCACTGACCATTGGCGCCAATATTGGAACAACGATTACAGCGATTATCGGTGCACTTGGAGCCAGTTTTGAGGGCAAAAAGCTTGCAGGTGCTCATTTTTTAATTAACACCTTAACAGGCTTTTTACTCATTTGGTTTGTACCACAGTTGATTCATTTTATTGACATTACTGCACCTTTTTTAGGTATACCAAAAGATGATTACCCACTCAAATTAGCGCTCTACCATACGTATTTCAATTTGATCTGTGTGCTTCTTTTTGCACCCGCAGTACATGGTTTGGTTGCCCTACTCAATCGCGTCTTTAAACAGGAAGTAACCCCAGAAAATGAAATTGATGATGTTTTATTTATAAACGATGTTGCCTTAGATTTTCCAGACACCGCTCAAGCGACCTTACTGAAAGAGACAAAGCACCTTTACAATAATGTATTTGACATCATTGCAAAAGGACTGAGTGTTACAAAAGAAGATATTACTTCAGGTATGGAGATCGAAGATATTTTAAAACTTCGTAACAAAGCATTATCGATTAACATGGACGAGTACTATGAACGACGGATTAAAGAGATTTACGGCAAGATTATTAACTTTGCTATTATGGCACAAGGAAAGTTTGCAGATGAAAGTAATCGTCAACTTATTCCCATCAAAAATGCAACCATTGGCATCGTAGAAGCCTTTAAAGCCTCTAAACATATGCAAAAAAATATGCTTCGCTATCTGGAATCTGATAACGAGTATATTAAAAGTGAATACAATCATATTCGTAAAAACCTCATCAAACACCTTCGCACCATGCAAATGATCTTCAACACATCAGAAGAAGATGTTGCACTCTTATTGCTTAGCAAGCTCCAGCTTGATACAAAAAAATACGATATTGCCGCCAATAAATCACTCGATAACCTCATACGTACCAATAAAATAACCTACACAATGGCAACTTCATTGATGAACGATACAACCTATGCCTATACCATTGCGTCTGAACTTACAAAAGTGGCGCATACGCTGTTTATTCATGCCAATGCCGAAACCAAAGAAGAACATGAAGCTTTGATCTTAAATGAAACCGAAGTTACGGATTTAACACACGTGAACGAGATAAGGAGTCATACATGA
- the nifJ gene encoding pyruvate:ferredoxin (flavodoxin) oxidoreductase translates to MAKVMKTMDGNEAAAYASYAFTEVAGIYPITPSSPMADFTDVWASQGKKNLFGMPVKVVEMQSEGGAAGTVHGSLQAGALTTTYTASQGLLLKIPNMYKMAGELLPSVIHVSARTLATHALSIFGDHQDIYAARQTGYAMLSSGSVQQVMDLAGIAHLAAIKGRVPFLHFFDGFRTSHEIQKIEVMDYAVFDRLLDKEAVQRFRDEALNPESPKTRGTAQNDDIYFQGREAQNKFYDALPDIVAHYMAEISKETGRDYKPFTYYGAPDADRIVVAMGSVTECLKETIDYLMSKGEKVGLVTPHLYRPFSIKYLMDVMPESVKKISVLDRTKEAGSIGEPLYLDMRAAFYGHKNAPIIVGGRYGLSSKDVDPAQMIAVFENLKLDEPKNDFTVGIVDDVTFKSLPVGEKLSLGEPETKECLFYGLGADGTVGANKSSIKIIGDETDMYAQAYFAYDSKKSGGFTRSHLRFGKHPIRSTYLVSNPHFVACSVAAYLELYDVVDGIREHGTFLLNSIWDAEETIKRIPNKVKRILAKRKANFYIINATKLARDIGLGNRSNTIMQSAFFKLAEIIDFAKAQEFMKKQAYKSYHKKGEHIVELNYKAIDVGASGLIKVDVDPSWVNLADEVKTQEVVSYKGTPFVEAIAKPVNAARGDTLPVSVFNGYEDGTFEHGTTEFEKRGVGVMVPKWIEENCIQCNQCAFVCPHAVIRPFLINDAEFAAAPEGVKTHALDAKGKELKGLKYKIQVSSLDCTGCDLCAEACPTKEKSLVMVPLQESLEAGEQVNADYLFKKVTYKDDILSKSSVKGALFAQPLFEFHAACPGCGETPYITLATRLFGDSMMIANATGCSSIYGGSAPSTPYRKNDKGHGPAWANSLFEDNAEFGLGMHVANETIRHRIHSVMEASVDKAPNAIAALYKDWIEFRDDRAKSTEIRNLLVPLLEANPTAPGADVILSLKQYISKKSQWIFGGDGWAYDIGYGGLDHVIASGEDVNILVLDTEVYSNTGGQSSKSSRAGSIAQFTAAGKPSQKKDLGYIAMTYGNVFVAQINSNASAAQTIKAFEAAEAYPGVSLIIAYSPCIAHGIKGGMGKSGNQGELATKCGYWPIYTYDPRLADKGENPIKITGKEPDWSLYDEFLMNEVRYASLKKSNPEHAQALFDHNKKDAQRRWRQLNRLASASFANELPEGE, encoded by the coding sequence ATGGCTAAAGTCATGAAAACTATGGATGGTAACGAAGCTGCGGCATACGCATCTTACGCCTTTACCGAAGTTGCTGGTATTTACCCAATTACACCTTCTTCTCCAATGGCGGATTTCACCGACGTTTGGGCAAGTCAAGGAAAGAAAAACTTATTTGGAATGCCTGTTAAAGTTGTTGAAATGCAAAGTGAAGGTGGTGCTGCTGGAACGGTGCATGGTTCACTTCAAGCAGGTGCTCTAACAACAACTTATACGGCTTCTCAAGGTCTACTACTCAAAATCCCAAATATGTATAAAATGGCAGGTGAGTTATTGCCAAGTGTTATTCACGTCAGTGCAAGAACCCTTGCGACACATGCTCTTTCAATCTTTGGTGACCACCAAGACATTTATGCTGCACGTCAAACAGGTTATGCGATGCTTTCATCTGGCTCTGTTCAACAAGTTATGGACTTAGCGGGTATTGCGCACTTAGCTGCTATTAAAGGGCGTGTTCCATTTTTACACTTCTTTGATGGTTTCAGAACTTCACATGAAATTCAAAAAATTGAAGTAATGGATTATGCAGTATTTGACAGACTTTTGGACAAAGAAGCAGTTCAACGTTTCCGCGATGAAGCACTAAATCCTGAGTCTCCAAAAACTAGAGGTACTGCTCAGAATGACGATATTTATTTCCAAGGTAGAGAAGCACAAAACAAGTTTTATGATGCATTGCCTGATATCGTAGCTCACTATATGGCTGAAATCTCAAAAGAGACAGGACGCGATTATAAACCTTTCACATACTATGGTGCGCCAGATGCAGACAGAATTGTCGTAGCTATGGGTTCAGTTACTGAGTGTTTGAAAGAAACGATTGATTATTTAATGAGTAAAGGTGAAAAAGTAGGTCTCGTTACACCACACCTTTATAGACCATTTAGTATCAAATATCTTATGGATGTTATGCCAGAATCTGTTAAAAAGATTTCTGTACTTGATAGAACAAAAGAAGCAGGATCTATTGGCGAGCCATTGTATCTTGATATGAGAGCAGCATTTTATGGTCATAAAAATGCACCTATCATCGTTGGTGGACGTTATGGTCTTTCTTCAAAAGACGTTGATCCAGCGCAAATGATTGCGGTATTTGAAAACCTTAAACTTGATGAGCCTAAAAATGACTTCACCGTAGGTATTGTGGATGACGTTACGTTCAAATCATTACCAGTTGGTGAAAAACTAAGTCTTGGTGAGCCAGAAACAAAAGAGTGTCTGTTCTATGGACTTGGTGCTGATGGTACGGTTGGTGCGAACAAAAGCTCAATTAAGATCATCGGTGATGAGACAGACATGTATGCACAAGCATATTTTGCATACGACTCCAAAAAATCTGGTGGTTTCACACGTTCACACTTACGTTTTGGAAAACATCCAATTCGTTCAACATATTTAGTATCAAATCCTCATTTTGTTGCCTGTTCTGTGGCTGCATACCTTGAGTTGTATGATGTTGTTGATGGTATTCGTGAACATGGTACATTCTTGCTTAACTCTATTTGGGATGCAGAAGAGACTATTAAACGTATTCCTAACAAAGTAAAACGTATTCTTGCAAAACGCAAAGCAAACTTCTATATCATCAATGCAACAAAACTAGCGCGTGATATCGGTCTTGGTAACAGAAGTAACACGATTATGCAATCAGCGTTCTTCAAACTTGCAGAAATTATCGATTTTGCAAAAGCGCAAGAATTTATGAAAAAACAAGCGTATAAGTCTTACCACAAAAAAGGCGAGCACATTGTTGAATTAAACTACAAAGCAATCGATGTGGGTGCAAGCGGACTTATTAAAGTAGACGTTGATCCATCATGGGTAAATCTTGCAGATGAAGTAAAAACACAAGAGGTTGTAAGCTACAAAGGTACACCATTTGTTGAAGCGATTGCAAAACCAGTCAATGCTGCACGTGGCGATACACTGCCTGTTTCAGTCTTTAATGGCTATGAAGATGGTACATTTGAGCATGGAACAACTGAGTTTGAAAAACGTGGTGTTGGTGTTATGGTTCCAAAATGGATTGAAGAGAATTGTATTCAATGTAACCAATGTGCATTCGTATGTCCACATGCGGTTATTCGTCCATTCCTTATCAATGATGCAGAATTTGCAGCAGCTCCTGAAGGTGTTAAAACACATGCTCTTGATGCAAAAGGAAAAGAACTTAAAGGTCTAAAATATAAAATCCAAGTTTCATCACTTGACTGTACTGGATGTGATCTTTGTGCTGAAGCATGTCCTACAAAAGAGAAATCATTGGTAATGGTTCCACTTCAAGAGAGTCTTGAAGCAGGTGAACAAGTGAATGCAGATTATCTCTTCAAAAAAGTAACCTATAAAGATGACATTCTTTCAAAAAGTAGTGTTAAGGGCGCCTTATTTGCTCAACCACTCTTTGAGTTCCACGCAGCATGTCCAGGTTGTGGTGAAACACCATATATTACGTTAGCGACACGTCTATTTGGCGATAGCATGATGATTGCAAATGCAACAGGATGTTCATCAATCTATGGTGGTTCTGCTCCATCAACGCCATACCGCAAAAATGATAAAGGTCATGGTCCAGCATGGGCAAACTCATTGTTTGAAGACAATGCTGAGTTTGGTCTTGGTATGCACGTAGCAAATGAAACAATACGTCATAGAATTCACTCTGTCATGGAAGCTTCTGTTGATAAAGCACCAAATGCAATTGCAGCGCTTTACAAAGATTGGATTGAATTTAGAGACGATAGAGCAAAATCTACTGAAATCCGTAACCTTTTAGTACCTCTTTTGGAAGCAAATCCAACAGCCCCAGGTGCAGATGTTATTTTAAGTCTTAAACAGTACATTTCTAAAAAATCACAATGGATTTTCGGTGGTGACGGTTGGGCGTACGACATCGGTTATGGTGGACTTGACCACGTCATCGCAAGCGGCGAAGATGTCAATATCTTAGTTCTTGATACTGAAGTTTACTCTAACACTGGTGGACAAAGCTCAAAATCTTCTCGTGCAGGTTCAATTGCTCAATTTACAGCAGCAGGTAAGCCAAGCCAGAAGAAAGATCTTGGTTATATCGCTATGACATACGGAAACGTTTTTGTTGCACAAATCAACTCAAACGCATCTGCAGCGCAAACCATTAAAGCGTTTGAAGCAGCAGAAGCATATCCTGGCGTTTCACTCATTATCGCATACTCTCCATGTATTGCTCATGGTATTAAAGGTGGTATGGGTAAATCTGGTAACCAAGGTGAACTTGCAACTAAATGTGGTTACTGGCCAATTTATACCTATGATCCACGTTTAGCGGATAAAGGTGAAAACCCAATTAAAATTACAGGTAAAGAGCCAGATTGGTCATTGTACGATGAATTCTTAATGAATGAGGTACGTTATGCGTCACTCAAAAAATCAAATCCAGAGCATGCACAAGCACTCTTTGATCATAACAAAAAAGATGCACAACGTAGATGGAGACAACTGAACCGTCTAGCAAGTGCTAGCTTTGCAAATGAGTTACCAGAGGGCGAATAA
- a CDS encoding HAD family hydrolase encodes MKTILFDLDGTLIDSTDAILESFGVAYETFGRQAPEDEQIKKLIGHPLDLMFTMLGIDALEANDYVAAYKEHYRLISRKKTTLLPLALEAIKHASKIATLGIVTTKTARYSEELLEHLGVMHHFKVLIGRESVTHPKPHPEPIQKALLALNADPAHTWMIGDTPMDLICAKEAGVHSIGVLCGYSSKYDLEKHTTFIVHDALDAVKMVASHS; translated from the coding sequence ATGAAAACGATTTTATTTGATTTAGACGGCACGTTGATTGATTCTACGGATGCTATTTTAGAGAGTTTTGGCGTAGCGTATGAAACGTTTGGTCGCCAAGCTCCTGAAGATGAGCAGATTAAAAAGTTAATTGGTCATCCTTTAGATTTGATGTTTACAATGCTAGGAATTGATGCCTTAGAAGCCAATGATTATGTTGCAGCATATAAAGAGCATTATAGATTGATTTCACGTAAAAAAACGACACTTTTACCTTTAGCATTAGAAGCAATTAAGCATGCTTCTAAAATTGCAACATTAGGTATTGTAACCACTAAAACAGCACGCTATTCAGAAGAGCTTTTAGAGCATTTAGGTGTGATGCACCATTTTAAAGTGTTGATTGGTAGAGAGAGTGTTACGCACCCTAAGCCACATCCTGAACCAATACAAAAAGCACTCCTTGCATTAAACGCAGATCCTGCACATACATGGATGATAGGAGACACTCCAATGGACTTAATCTGTGCCAAAGAAGCAGGTGTCCATAGTATCGGTGTTTTATGTGGATATAGCAGTAAATACGATCTTGAAAAACACACTACTTTCATTGTTCATGATGCTTTAGATGCAGTAAAAATGGTCGCCTCCCATTCATAG
- a CDS encoding DUF4197 domain-containing protein, with translation MLHKSLILLAPLMLCAANWQDAVNTAVTATSTTQKSATTSGTTTSQSTATSGVKEALSLGAKQAVSLLGKEGGYLNNAAVKIPLPASMKPVATAAEKLGGKSYVDDFVKTMNNAATKSVPKTASILSDTISNMSVEDANAIVNGSNTAATDYFKTKAGTKLLSAIMPIIKESVKESQVMSSYQSLKGFAGGGNATSGLTNNAMVGQASSIAKGLGMGDAVPSGDEDIEDYIGRKTLDGLFYMIAEKEKALRSNPMASGSSIIQQVFGK, from the coding sequence ATGTTACACAAAAGTCTTATACTTTTAGCTCCGCTTATGCTTTGTGCAGCCAATTGGCAAGATGCTGTTAACACAGCGGTCACTGCTACGTCAACAACACAAAAAAGTGCAACGACAAGTGGTACAACCACATCACAAAGTACAGCAACATCTGGAGTTAAAGAGGCTCTGAGCCTTGGTGCAAAACAAGCCGTTTCACTGCTTGGGAAAGAGGGAGGTTACCTCAACAATGCAGCTGTTAAAATTCCTCTGCCAGCTTCTATGAAACCTGTAGCAACAGCCGCTGAAAAGCTAGGTGGTAAAAGTTATGTGGATGATTTTGTCAAAACTATGAATAATGCAGCGACTAAGTCTGTTCCTAAAACTGCTTCTATTCTAAGTGATACTATTTCAAACATGAGTGTAGAAGATGCTAACGCTATTGTAAATGGTAGTAATACAGCAGCAACAGATTATTTCAAAACAAAGGCAGGAACAAAACTTCTCAGTGCCATAATGCCTATTATTAAAGAGAGCGTTAAAGAGAGTCAAGTTATGAGCTCTTATCAAAGCCTCAAAGGTTTTGCAGGCGGTGGAAACGCAACTTCTGGGCTTACCAATAACGCAATGGTTGGGCAAGCTTCTTCTATTGCTAAAGGGTTGGGTATGGGAGACGCTGTACCGAGTGGGGATGAAGATATTGAAGATTATATTGGTCGCAAAACACTTGATGGGCTTTTTTACATGATTGCTGAGAAAGAAAAAGCGCTACGTAGCAATCCAATGGCAAGTGGAAGCTCTATTATCCAACAAGTATTTGGAAAATAG
- a CDS encoding mechanosensitive ion channel family protein produces MNLHMDLSWTVIVNFVTLYGVKVLASLLIFFVGKKIASIITAIVVKGMRTSKIDETITSFFSNVIYFGLLVVIILAAISNLGINTTSFLAVLGTAGLAIGLALQGTLSNVGAGILLVFFRPFKIGHSVQVAGENGIVEELNLFSVILKTGDNKQIIIPNSAVIGKNIINFSAKPTSRVDLIFNIGYEDDLLLAKNTLQEIVNSEAKVLNDPAPFVAVSELAQTSVKLMVRFWVKNEDSATASFSITEKVKLAFDEKRISIPHPPVSVTTEI; encoded by the coding sequence ATGAATTTACATATGGATTTAAGCTGGACAGTTATTGTTAATTTTGTCACTTTGTATGGAGTGAAAGTACTCGCATCTTTACTGATTTTTTTTGTTGGTAAAAAAATAGCCTCTATTATCACAGCAATTGTTGTAAAAGGTATGCGTACTTCGAAAATTGATGAAACCATTACCAGCTTTTTTTCCAATGTAATTTACTTTGGTCTTTTGGTGGTGATTATTCTAGCTGCAATAAGCAATCTAGGTATAAACACCACCTCCTTTCTTGCAGTTCTTGGTACCGCAGGTCTTGCTATAGGCTTGGCACTTCAGGGTACACTTTCAAATGTGGGTGCGGGGATTTTGCTCGTATTCTTCCGTCCTTTTAAAATTGGCCATTCTGTTCAAGTTGCGGGTGAAAATGGTATCGTTGAAGAGTTAAATCTTTTTAGCGTTATTCTAAAAACCGGTGATAACAAACAAATTATCATTCCAAACTCTGCGGTTATTGGCAAAAATATTATTAATTTTTCTGCGAAACCTACTTCTCGTGTAGATTTAATTTTCAATATTGGCTATGAAGATGATCTTCTTTTAGCAAAAAACACACTTCAAGAAATTGTGAATAGTGAAGCAAAAGTACTCAATGATCCTGCTCCATTTGTTGCGGTGAGTGAATTAGCGCAGACAAGTGTCAAGCTAATGGTGCGTTTTTGGGTAAAAAATGAAGATTCTGCTACAGCGAGTTTTTCGATTACTGAGAAAGTAAAACTTGCTTTTGATGAAAAGAGGATAAGTATTCCTCATCCTCCTGTATCAGTCACAACTGAGATATAA
- a CDS encoding OmpA family protein: MKKTLFSLAALASLAFAAPTAYNYEVTPTIGGVLPEGNLDLKNQLTYGLRFGINLDNNIFSQVEFGYDRSDSVDYKNGRTDNTDFNRYYANLVKEYKLSPETALYALIGLGYEDVSNEQLENRDSMFAQYGGGVKYWVTDNFALKAEVRHAVKFHGGDNNMFYSLGFTIPFDAKTAPVVAKAAPVAAPVVAPAAPKDSDGDGVTDDKDKCPNTPKGTVVDADGCTKIIRLHVKFDFDKSTVKPEFMPEIQKVADFMKQNPGYNVVLEGHTDSKGSDAYNMKLSDQRAKAVAKALSTLGVSGAKVTTEAYGESKPIATNDTETGRAENRRVDAVFKK; the protein is encoded by the coding sequence ATGAAAAAAACATTGTTTTCATTGGCGGCACTAGCATCTTTGGCGTTTGCAGCACCAACTGCATACAACTATGAGGTTACACCAACCATTGGCGGTGTTTTACCAGAGGGCAATCTTGACCTTAAAAACCAACTCACTTATGGTTTAAGATTTGGTATCAATCTTGATAACAACATTTTCAGCCAAGTTGAATTTGGTTATGATAGATCTGATAGTGTTGATTATAAAAATGGCAGAACAGACAATACCGACTTTAACCGTTACTATGCGAACTTGGTTAAAGAGTATAAATTGTCACCAGAGACTGCATTATATGCTTTAATTGGTCTTGGATATGAAGATGTAAGTAATGAACAACTTGAAAACAGAGACAGTATGTTTGCACAATACGGCGGTGGTGTAAAATACTGGGTAACTGATAATTTCGCTCTTAAAGCAGAAGTTCGCCATGCAGTTAAATTCCATGGTGGCGATAACAACATGTTCTACAGCCTCGGCTTTACTATTCCTTTCGATGCAAAAACTGCACCAGTTGTAGCAAAAGCTGCACCAGTGGCTGCACCAGTTGTAGCTCCAGCTGCTCCAAAAGATAGCGATGGTGATGGTGTTACAGATGATAAAGATAAATGTCCAAATACACCAAAAGGTACAGTTGTTGATGCAGATGGTTGTACAAAAATTATTCGTTTACATGTAAAATTTGATTTTGATAAATCAACTGTAAAACCAGAGTTTATGCCTGAAATTCAAAAAGTTGCAGACTTTATGAAACAAAACCCAGGTTACAATGTTGTTCTTGAAGGTCACACAGACTCTAAAGGTAGTGATGCTTACAATATGAAACTTTCAGACCAACGTGCAAAAGCAGTTGCAAAAGCACTTTCAACTCTTGGCGTATCAGGTGCTAAAGTAACTACAGAAGCATATGGCGAGAGCAAACCAATCGCAACCAATGACACTGAAACTGGTCGTGCTGAAAACAGAAGAGTTGACGCAGTTTTCAAAAAGTAA
- a CDS encoding peptide-binding protein yields the protein MKTLLLLFFFILTVFASTLHLSISANPSRFNPILSTDKTSSDVAQWLFNGLIKYDKDANIIPDLAEHYYFVDDTTLIFELKQNVKWSDGTPFSARDVLFTYETIISPKIFTPYASGFMHIDHVKILNDFKIEVKYKYPYFKALEVWMMEILPEHKLKNETDLMTSKFNQNPLGTGPYTLTQFNISKDIVLEANLNYFIHKPNINQIIFHYLPDRSAEFLMLKSKKLDVGSLSPLQLERQIDEDFRKHYTIYEDIAHNYSYMGFNLKSEKFKDARVREALSLAIDRQELVDILYFGHGKVCTGPFLPGTGAFNEKVLAPKPNIEKAKALLKEAGYDENYPFEFELSTSANGSGSYSAQILQHQLKKAGVVMKLRIMEWQAFLNTVVLPRNFDAVLMGWSLGLKPDAYTIWHSESSRKGGFNFISYENSDVDRLIKEAEKVVDQEKFDLLYREIFAKIVADNPYLFLVIPNEITVVNKEITPVSTSIIGVMHNAIDWIK from the coding sequence ATGAAAACACTTTTACTTCTCTTCTTTTTCATATTGACTGTTTTTGCAAGTACATTGCATCTTTCTATTTCTGCTAATCCTAGCCGTTTTAATCCCATTCTTTCTACGGATAAAACAAGCTCAGACGTTGCTCAGTGGCTCTTTAATGGATTGATTAAATACGACAAAGATGCGAATATTATTCCCGATCTTGCAGAGCATTACTATTTTGTTGATGATACAACCTTGATTTTTGAACTAAAACAGAATGTAAAATGGAGCGATGGGACTCCTTTTAGCGCCCGTGATGTACTTTTTACCTATGAAACGATTATTTCTCCCAAAATATTTACACCATATGCTTCTGGCTTTATGCACATCGATCACGTAAAAATATTGAATGATTTTAAAATCGAAGTAAAGTATAAATATCCTTATTTTAAAGCACTTGAAGTATGGATGATGGAGATATTGCCTGAGCATAAACTCAAAAATGAAACAGATTTAATGACCAGCAAGTTCAATCAAAATCCGCTTGGTACAGGTCCTTATACCCTTACACAATTTAATATTTCTAAAGACATTGTTTTAGAAGCAAATCTTAACTATTTTATTCATAAACCTAATATCAATCAAATTATCTTTCACTATTTACCTGATCGTTCTGCTGAGTTTTTAATGCTTAAGTCAAAAAAGCTTGATGTTGGCTCCCTTTCTCCTTTGCAGTTGGAGCGCCAAATCGATGAAGATTTTCGTAAGCATTACACCATTTATGAAGATATCGCGCATAATTACTCGTATATGGGCTTCAATCTCAAATCAGAGAAATTTAAAGACGCAAGAGTTCGCGAAGCACTCTCTTTAGCCATTGATCGCCAAGAATTAGTGGATATACTTTATTTTGGTCATGGCAAAGTATGTACAGGACCTTTTTTACCAGGTACAGGGGCATTTAATGAAAAAGTGCTTGCTCCAAAACCTAACATTGAAAAAGCAAAAGCACTCTTAAAAGAGGCAGGTTATGATGAAAATTATCCCTTTGAGTTTGAATTAAGTACCAGTGCTAATGGAAGTGGTAGTTATTCTGCGCAAATACTCCAACATCAACTCAAAAAAGCAGGTGTTGTCATGAAGCTTCGCATTATGGAGTGGCAAGCTTTTTTAAATACAGTCGTTCTTCCTCGTAATTTTGATGCTGTTTTGATGGGTTGGTCTTTAGGTCTTAAACCAGATGCCTATACCATTTGGCACAGTGAATCCAGCCGTAAAGGTGGCTTTAATTTTATAAGTTATGAAAATAGCGACGTTGATCGTTTGATTAAAGAAGCTGAAAAAGTTGTAGATCAAGAAAAATTTGATCTTCTATATCGTGAAATTTTTGCAAAAATCGTTGCTGATAATCCTTATCTTTTTTTAGTGATTCCAAATGAAATCACTGTGGTCAATAAAGAAATTACTCCTGTATCAACTTCGATAATTGGGGTTATGCATAATGCCATTGATTGGATTAAATAG